One genomic window of Moorella glycerini includes the following:
- a CDS encoding ABC transporter permease, protein MGRKKIAARAFTMAFSGLLTMVLMYILLLLFSQVSYLNKEVLLSSLKDKEVHFALALSLESALAVAALALLIGIPAGYALSRFSVPAKAVIDTIMDLPVVISPVALGAMLLIFFNTAPGLFFQEHFFSVVFNVTGIIVAQATIVIFLAIRLMKSIFDAIDPAYEMAARVLGESRAGAFWRVTLPMARPGIMATFILSWARALGEFGATVTLAGATKMKTETLPIAIYLNLSAVKIEKAVALVSIIVLMAFLILLALRLLTDKGALYQ, encoded by the coding sequence GTGGGCCGGAAAAAAATTGCCGCCAGGGCCTTTACCATGGCTTTTAGCGGCCTTCTTACCATGGTGTTAATGTATATCTTACTACTTTTATTCTCCCAGGTTAGCTATTTGAACAAAGAAGTACTTCTCAGCAGCTTGAAAGATAAAGAAGTTCATTTTGCCCTGGCCCTCTCTTTAGAATCGGCCCTGGCAGTGGCTGCGCTGGCCCTTTTAATTGGCATCCCTGCCGGTTATGCCCTGTCGCGCTTTAGCGTGCCGGCTAAAGCGGTGATCGATACCATTATGGATCTGCCAGTGGTCATCTCACCCGTTGCCCTGGGGGCGATGCTGCTAATTTTTTTTAACACAGCTCCGGGGTTGTTTTTTCAGGAGCATTTTTTTTCGGTAGTTTTTAACGTGACCGGCATTATTGTGGCTCAGGCTACCATTGTCATTTTTCTGGCCATTCGTTTGATGAAATCTATTTTTGACGCCATCGACCCGGCCTATGAAATGGCGGCCCGGGTCCTGGGGGAAAGCAGGGCCGGGGCCTTCTGGCGGGTGACTTTGCCCATGGCCAGGCCCGGTATTATGGCTACCTTTATTCTCTCCTGGGCCCGGGCCCTGGGTGAGTTTGGCGCCACCGTTACCCTGGCAGGAGCTACCAAGATGAAAACCGAGACCTTACCGATTGCCATTTATTTAAATCTCTCTGCTGTAAAGATCGAAAAGGCAGTGGCCCTGGTAA
- the modA gene encoding molybdate ABC transporter substrate-binding protein — MRRILKMVVITMLALLFLAGCTSQKESVTPARQGETKELQVFAGAASKPPLEEIATLFMQKSGVKVNLTFGGSGSVLSQMKLSRQGDIYIPGSSDFMEMAKKEGVVDAKTEQILVYLIPAINVPKGNPQGIRSLNDLARPGMRVGLARPETVCVGLYGVEILEKAGLADKVKKNIVTYAESCEKTANLVALKQVDAVIGWDVFQKWDPAKIETIYLPPEQVTRIGYIPAAISNFSQQKELAALFLAFLTSEQGKEVFRKYGYLGSVEEARKFAPEAPVGGEYQLPADWR; from the coding sequence TTGAGACGAATCTTGAAGATGGTAGTCATTACTATGCTGGCACTTCTTTTTTTAGCTGGTTGTACCTCGCAAAAGGAAAGTGTAACTCCGGCCAGGCAAGGAGAAACTAAAGAACTGCAGGTCTTTGCCGGGGCCGCCAGTAAACCTCCCCTGGAGGAGATTGCTACGCTTTTTATGCAAAAGTCCGGCGTTAAAGTCAACCTTACCTTTGGCGGTTCGGGTAGCGTCCTTTCTCAGATGAAATTGTCCCGCCAGGGCGATATTTACATCCCCGGTTCTTCTGATTTCATGGAAATGGCCAAGAAAGAGGGCGTTGTGGATGCCAAAACCGAACAGATACTGGTTTACCTTATACCGGCTATTAATGTACCGAAGGGCAACCCGCAAGGAATCCGGTCTTTAAACGATTTAGCCCGGCCCGGGATGCGGGTGGGCCTGGCGCGTCCCGAGACGGTTTGCGTAGGCCTTTATGGGGTAGAAATCCTGGAGAAAGCTGGCCTGGCTGATAAGGTTAAAAAGAACATTGTTACTTATGCGGAAAGTTGCGAGAAAACAGCCAACCTGGTAGCCCTAAAGCAAGTTGACGCCGTTATCGGCTGGGATGTCTTCCAAAAATGGGACCCGGCCAAGATTGAAACAATCTATTTGCCGCCGGAACAAGTAACCCGCATTGGTTATATTCCCGCAGCCATCTCTAATTTTTCCCAACAAAAGGAGCTGGCCGCCTTATTTTTGGCTTTTCTCACCTCAGAACAGGGCAAAGAGGTTTTTCGGAAATACGGTTACCTGGGAAGCGTTGAAGAGGCGCGTAAATTTGCTCCGGAGGCGCCGGTTGGGGGCGAATACCAGTTGCCTGCAGACTGGCGCTAA
- a CDS encoding selenium metabolism-associated LysR family transcriptional regulator — translation MNLNYWLTFITTVEKGTLSAAAEELHLTQPGVSKQLQALEDYYGLRLLERRGREVRLTAAGKICYRHAKAIARHLEQTQRELAELTRLVKGRLLLGASTTPGQYILPRLIGGFRREYPRVEVVVEIADSQEVIRRLQDGEIDLGVVGAGGRGRNLSYSRLVEDELVLIVPPGHRLAGVTAANPLDLQGEPLVWREAGSGTRRVVEERLQKAGFTVDPARVVMELGSTEAIVSAVEAGLGISLVTCWAVEKSVKLGRLVTVPLQGVNLKRDLYLVRRRQPLSPAAEAFACFLEKHHLQLPLPVNT, via the coding sequence ATGAACCTCAATTACTGGTTAACTTTTATTACCACGGTAGAAAAAGGTACCCTTTCCGCGGCAGCCGAGGAGCTGCACCTTACCCAGCCGGGGGTTAGCAAGCAGCTCCAGGCCCTGGAGGATTACTACGGCCTGCGTTTACTTGAACGCCGGGGCCGCGAGGTGCGGCTGACGGCGGCCGGGAAGATTTGTTACCGGCATGCTAAAGCCATTGCCCGTCACCTGGAACAAACCCAGCGGGAACTGGCCGAACTAACCCGGCTGGTGAAGGGCCGCTTGCTGCTGGGGGCCAGCACGACGCCGGGCCAGTATATCCTGCCCAGGCTGATTGGCGGTTTCCGGCGGGAATATCCCCGGGTGGAGGTGGTGGTAGAGATTGCCGACTCCCAGGAGGTGATCCGGCGCCTGCAGGATGGAGAAATCGATCTCGGGGTTGTCGGCGCCGGGGGCCGGGGCCGGAACCTTTCCTATAGCCGCCTGGTAGAGGATGAACTGGTCCTCATTGTCCCGCCAGGGCACCGCCTGGCCGGGGTTACTGCTGCAAATCCACTGGATTTACAGGGCGAGCCCCTGGTCTGGCGGGAGGCCGGTTCCGGTACCCGCAGGGTAGTGGAAGAACGCCTGCAAAAAGCCGGTTTCACCGTCGATCCGGCCCGGGTGGTCATGGAGCTGGGCAGTACGGAAGCCATTGTCAGCGCCGTGGAGGCCGGCCTGGGTATTTCCCTGGTTACCTGCTGGGCGGTGGAAAAAAGCGTCAAACTCGGCCGCCTGGTTACCGTTCCCCTCCAGGGGGTAAATTTGAAACGCGACCTGTACCTGGTCCGGCGCCGCCAGCCCTTAAGCCCGGCTGCCGAGGCCTTTGCCTGCTTTCTGGAAAAACACCATCTCCAGCTCCCGTTACCTGTTAATACTTGA
- a CDS encoding L-lactate dehydrogenase: MALQGPAKVAIIGAGYVGASTAFALLFSPIVKEMVLVDINRTRAEGEAMDLAHAATLIRPVKIYAGGPADCAGARIIIFTAGANQQPGETRLDLVHRNTAIVREALPPLLQHCPDALILMVANPVDVLTYVAWKISGLPENRILGSGTVLDSARFRHLLSRRLHVDPRNIHAYVIGEHGDTEVPVWSLANVAGVDLEEFYLLDGTTEDEAFRTEISYQVREAAYAIIERKGATAYGVALALSRITESILRDEKSVLTVSSVIRGLYGLEGEVALSLPCLVGSQGREKILAIPLGAGELAALRHSASILQEIIARLRLPG; this comes from the coding sequence ATGGCCCTGCAGGGCCCGGCCAAAGTAGCCATCATCGGCGCCGGCTATGTCGGCGCCAGTACCGCCTTTGCCCTCCTCTTCAGCCCCATCGTCAAAGAAATGGTCCTTGTCGATATTAACCGCACCCGGGCTGAAGGGGAAGCCATGGACCTCGCCCACGCGGCCACTTTGATCCGTCCCGTAAAAATTTATGCCGGCGGCCCGGCCGATTGCGCCGGCGCGCGCATTATCATTTTCACCGCCGGTGCCAACCAGCAGCCCGGGGAAACCCGCCTGGACCTGGTGCACCGCAATACGGCCATTGTCCGCGAGGCCCTGCCGCCCCTTTTGCAGCACTGCCCTGATGCTTTAATCCTCATGGTGGCCAACCCGGTGGATGTCCTGACCTATGTGGCCTGGAAGATCTCGGGGCTTCCGGAAAACAGGATCCTGGGCTCGGGGACTGTCCTGGACAGTGCCCGTTTCCGCCACCTGTTAAGCCGCCGCCTCCATGTCGACCCCCGCAACATCCATGCTTATGTCATCGGCGAGCACGGCGATACCGAAGTGCCCGTCTGGAGCCTGGCCAATGTGGCCGGGGTTGACCTGGAGGAGTTTTACCTCCTGGACGGTACCACTGAAGATGAGGCCTTCCGGACTGAAATAAGCTACCAGGTCAGGGAGGCCGCTTATGCAATCATCGAACGCAAAGGGGCTACTGCCTATGGCGTAGCCTTAGCCTTGAGCCGGATTACCGAAAGCATCCTCCGGGATGAGAAGAGCGTCCTCACCGTTTCCAGCGTCATTCGCGGCCTTTACGGCCTTGAGGGTGAGGTGGCCTTAAGTCTCCCCTGCCTGGTAGGCAGCCAGGGGCGGGAAAAAATCCTGGCCATTCCCCTGGGAGCCGGGGAACTGGCTGCCCTCAGGCACTCGGCGAGCATCCTCCAGGAAATTATCGCCCGCCTCCGTCTCCCGGGTTAG
- a CDS encoding helix-turn-helix domain-containing protein produces the protein MRVCGKRIRELREERGYSLQDLASKAEVSVSYLSEIERGAKKPSLKTLERIARALNLPREQLVEAGNERGITLGDRIRLLREKRGKSLSTLAEEAGISISYLSEIERGNVYPAIDTLKKITAALDVPLSAIIGTGGSLGHKLRQAREEQGLTQADLARAAGVSAGLIGQIEQGKVQPSLKTLEKIGGVLNISPCYFIADDAGLDEVLNQMSPEVRRLLMEPKVQSVLRLVCNCTEDELRFILNFIQLYKRCH, from the coding sequence ATGCGCGTCTGTGGTAAACGCATCCGGGAACTGAGGGAAGAACGGGGCTATTCACTTCAGGACCTGGCCAGCAAAGCGGAGGTCTCAGTTTCATACTTAAGTGAAATCGAACGGGGGGCCAAAAAGCCCTCCCTGAAAACCCTAGAAAGAATTGCCAGGGCCTTAAATTTACCCCGGGAACAACTCGTAGAGGCCGGTAACGAGAGGGGCATCACCCTGGGGGACAGGATCCGGCTCTTGCGGGAAAAGCGAGGTAAAAGTTTGAGCACCCTGGCCGAGGAAGCCGGCATCTCCATTTCCTACTTGAGTGAAATAGAGAGGGGTAATGTTTACCCGGCCATCGATACTCTGAAAAAAATTACTGCCGCTCTGGATGTCCCCTTAAGTGCAATTATCGGTACGGGCGGTTCCCTGGGGCATAAATTGCGCCAGGCCCGGGAAGAACAGGGTCTTACCCAGGCTGACCTGGCCCGGGCCGCCGGGGTTTCGGCCGGCCTCATCGGCCAGATTGAACAGGGGAAGGTACAGCCATCCTTAAAAACCCTGGAAAAAATAGGCGGAGTCCTGAATATTTCCCCCTGTTATTTTATAGCTGACGATGCCGGGTTGGATGAGGTACTTAACCAGATGAGCCCCGAAGTACGCCGGTTGCTCATGGAACCCAAGGTACAGTCTGTATTGCGCCTGGTATGCAATTGTACCGAAGATGAACTCCGCTTTATCCTCAATTTTATCCAGCTCTATAAACGCTGCCACTAA
- a CDS encoding YckD family protein — MTKKIALVLAIILMLGVLAPAAFAAITDQQKAEIDALYQQIVQLRQQIIDKYVASGQLTKEQGDLMKQHIQQMEEYRAQNGYGPGFGPCGNGYGMMGGYGMMGGWGRGFRGGFGNNPNQDNQNSAFYGPAMMRGYLGL, encoded by the coding sequence GTGACGAAAAAAATTGCCCTCGTCCTCGCCATAATTTTAATGCTGGGAGTGCTGGCCCCTGCCGCCTTTGCGGCCATAACGGACCAGCAAAAGGCGGAGATTGATGCCCTCTACCAGCAGATTGTCCAGTTGCGCCAGCAAATTATCGACAAGTATGTTGCAAGTGGCCAGCTGACTAAAGAGCAGGGAGACTTGATGAAGCAGCACATCCAGCAGATGGAAGAGTACCGGGCGCAAAACGGTTATGGCCCGGGTTTTGGACCCTGCGGTAACGGCTATGGCATGATGGGCGGCTACGGCATGATGGGCGGCTGGGGCCGCGGTTTCCGGGGCGGTTTTGGGAATAACCCCAACCAGGATAACCAGAATTCTGCCTTCTACGGCCCCGCCATGATGCGCGGTTACCTGGGTCTATAA
- the ltrA gene encoding group II intron reverse transcriptase/maturase, with product MEQVVARENMLAALKRVERNGGAPGVDGIPTERLRDQIRAEWPRIREELLAGTYRPKPVRRVEIPKPGGGKRMLGIPTVMDRLIQQALLQVLTPIFEPQFSEASYGFRPGRKAHDAVKKARQYVEEGYEWAVDLDIEKYFDRVNHDILMARVARKVADKRVLTLIRRYLQAGVMVNGVVMETAEGTPQGGPLSPLLANILLDDLDKELEKRGHKFVRYADDCNIYVKSKRAGERVMASIRNFLQERLKLKINEQKSAVDRPWKLKFLGFSMYKHKAGVILIRLAPQTIDRVKTKIREITARNKPLKMAERIERLNAYLGGWIGYFALADTPSIFKNLESWTRRRLRMCLWKQWKRVRTRYRELRALGLPEWVVHEFANARKGLWRMAHGPMNRALGNAYWQSQGLMSLTERYSYLRQAW from the coding sequence ATGGAGCAGGTGGTGGCCAGGGAGAACATGCTGGCCGCGCTGAAACGGGTAGAGCGGAACGGAGGCGCGCCCGGTGTGGACGGCATCCCGACCGAACGGTTGCGGGACCAAATACGCGCCGAGTGGCCGCGCATCCGGGAAGAACTGCTCGCGGGAACCTACAGACCGAAGCCCGTGCGCCGGGTCGAAATCCCGAAACCCGGGGGAGGCAAACGGATGTTAGGGATACCCACCGTAATGGACCGCCTAATCCAGCAGGCCCTCCTGCAAGTATTGACGCCCATCTTCGAACCGCAGTTCTCAGAGGCCAGCTACGGGTTCCGTCCCGGAAGGAAAGCCCATGATGCGGTAAAGAAGGCGCGGCAATACGTAGAAGAAGGATACGAATGGGCCGTGGACCTGGACATCGAGAAATACTTCGACCGGGTAAACCACGACATCCTCATGGCCCGGGTGGCCCGGAAAGTGGCAGATAAGAGGGTACTTACCCTTATCCGCCGCTATCTCCAGGCAGGCGTCATGGTAAACGGAGTGGTCATGGAGACGGCAGAAGGAACGCCCCAGGGCGGACCCTTAAGCCCGTTATTGGCCAACATACTCCTGGACGACCTGGACAAAGAACTGGAAAAGAGGGGCCACAAGTTCGTCCGTTACGCCGATGACTGCAACATCTACGTCAAAAGCAAACGGGCAGGAGAAAGGGTCATGGCCAGTATCCGCAACTTCCTGCAGGAGCGGTTGAAGCTCAAGATCAACGAGCAGAAGAGCGCGGTAGACCGGCCGTGGAAGCTGAAATTTCTGGGGTTCAGCATGTACAAACACAAGGCAGGAGTAATCCTTATCCGCCTGGCGCCGCAGACCATCGACCGGGTGAAAACGAAAATCCGGGAGATAACCGCCCGGAATAAACCCTTAAAGATGGCCGAGCGCATAGAGCGCCTGAACGCCTACCTGGGCGGCTGGATAGGGTACTTCGCCCTGGCCGACACGCCCAGCATCTTTAAGAACTTAGAAAGCTGGACGCGGCGGAGGCTGCGCATGTGTCTCTGGAAGCAGTGGAAGCGAGTACGGACCAGGTACCGCGAACTACGCGCATTGGGATTGCCGGAATGGGTAGTGCATGAATTCGCCAATGCCCGCAAAGGGCTGTGGCGGATGGCCCATGGGCCAATGAATAGAGCCCTGGGCAATGCCTACTGGCAATCCCAGGGCCTGATGAGCTTAACCGAGCGCTATTCTTATCTTCGTCAAGCTTGGTGA
- a CDS encoding peroxiredoxin family protein: protein MPKNWKVPLIIIVIMFAVLAASFILPGRQGNKVQAPSFALPVLDGGQVSLASLKGQVVVLNFWATWCPYCVAEMEELDAAAGRLADRGVKVLAINIMQRETEAGIRAFLGNKEHNYLVLLDHDSRVARSYGVGGIPTTFIIDRQGLIRRVKQGPLGPGELDNLVKDLL, encoded by the coding sequence ATGCCGAAAAACTGGAAGGTGCCCCTCATAATCATTGTCATTATGTTTGCTGTCCTGGCCGCTTCCTTCATCCTGCCGGGACGCCAGGGCAACAAGGTCCAGGCCCCCTCCTTTGCCCTGCCAGTCCTGGATGGCGGCCAGGTCAGTCTAGCAAGCCTTAAGGGCCAGGTGGTAGTATTGAACTTCTGGGCCACCTGGTGCCCCTACTGTGTCGCCGAAATGGAGGAACTGGACGCGGCGGCGGGGAGACTGGCAGACCGGGGGGTAAAGGTCCTGGCCATCAATATCATGCAGCGGGAGACAGAGGCCGGCATCCGGGCCTTCCTGGGAAATAAGGAGCATAATTACCTTGTACTCCTGGACCACGACAGCCGGGTAGCGCGGAGCTACGGAGTCGGCGGCATCCCCACTACCTTTATCATCGACCGCCAGGGCCTGATCCGCCGGGTCAAACAGGGGCCCCTGGGGCCAGGAGAACTGGATAATCTTGTCAAGGATCTTCTTTGA
- a CDS encoding cytochrome c biogenesis CcdA family protein, producing the protein MGNGSIAMAFAAGMLSFFSPCILPLLPAYFTYLGGSAVASGKAEDLDRSFLAGRAALFTAGFSLIFILLGASAGGLGSLLQLYCPFLNRAGGILIIFFGLQVAGIVRLPFLSQEKKWHLQPRAPGTAPSFLLGMAFAAGWTPCIGPVLASILIYAGSQATLFKGMLLLTFYSLGLAVPFIVSALALGPVLRLLRQFSRYLPIISLVSGIILIIMGLLVFFGRLNTFI; encoded by the coding sequence TTGGGAAACGGGTCTATAGCCATGGCCTTCGCCGCCGGGATGCTATCTTTTTTTTCTCCCTGTATTCTACCTTTATTGCCGGCCTATTTTACTTACCTGGGCGGTTCGGCTGTAGCTAGCGGTAAGGCAGAGGACCTGGACCGCTCTTTTTTAGCCGGCCGGGCGGCCCTCTTTACCGCCGGTTTTTCCCTGATCTTTATCCTCCTGGGGGCCTCGGCCGGCGGCCTGGGCTCCCTGCTCCAGCTGTACTGTCCTTTTTTAAACCGTGCCGGGGGAATCCTGATTATATTCTTCGGTTTGCAGGTGGCCGGAATTGTCCGCCTGCCCTTTTTAAGTCAAGAAAAAAAGTGGCACCTGCAGCCCCGGGCTCCCGGTACCGCCCCTTCCTTTCTGCTGGGGATGGCCTTTGCCGCCGGCTGGACGCCCTGCATCGGTCCGGTCCTGGCTTCTATTTTGATTTATGCCGGCAGCCAGGCCACCCTTTTTAAGGGTATGCTGCTCCTCACCTTTTACTCCCTGGGACTGGCAGTGCCCTTTATCGTCAGCGCCCTGGCCCTGGGACCGGTTTTACGCCTTTTACGCCAGTTTTCCCGTTATTTACCCATTATATCCCTGGTAAGCGGGATTATACTTATTATTATGGGGTTGCTGGTCTTTTTCGGGCGGCTAAATACTTTTATCTAG
- a CDS encoding glycosyltransferase gives MDWEIISPAQVLYLIAVGFYLLFFALFLRYFFWKWYSYRNYWSKRLALDREKVAALAASKNLELPFFTILVPARNEADVIANTIEHLASLNYPNERYEILVITDEKEALAKASGEHTGPTTMEVVEAKIREFASRRDVPQLKHCSVPYDFDGRFRGSRRGYSIPSTKGRALNYGLEFVDPRTTICGFYDAESHPEADVLLYIAWSWLNDPRERIWQGPVFQVRNFYQLGVITKIAAIYQAISHEIYLPVLMRKLPFVGGTNLFVGRRLLERIGGYDHRALTEDLELGVRAYLETGVWAEYFPYFSTEQTPATLYAFFRQRLRWGSGHLQVCDKFRYAYQYSWDKRGPLLHNLFWKGQGEWLLYQGAVLVPLSILFLGLNGGLDPSILPLGFRTVLHYLVFIYFAFTFYAYGHFSRHMAPVTWWQQLGGGLQLLALPFASFFLPLPYTTASIMKALNRQPQTWVKTPRTKEATR, from the coding sequence ATGGATTGGGAAATAATAAGCCCTGCCCAGGTTTTATATCTAATTGCAGTTGGCTTTTACCTGCTTTTTTTCGCCCTCTTCCTGAGGTACTTCTTCTGGAAGTGGTATTCCTACCGTAATTACTGGAGCAAGCGGTTAGCCCTCGATAGGGAAAAAGTGGCGGCCCTGGCAGCTAGCAAAAACCTGGAGCTACCTTTTTTTACGATTCTGGTCCCGGCCCGCAACGAGGCCGACGTTATCGCCAATACCATTGAACACCTGGCCTCTTTAAATTATCCCAATGAGCGTTACGAGATCCTGGTAATTACCGACGAAAAAGAAGCCCTGGCCAAAGCTTCCGGTGAACACACCGGTCCCACGACCATGGAAGTAGTGGAGGCCAAGATCCGGGAATTTGCCAGTCGCCGGGATGTACCGCAGCTGAAACACTGTAGCGTTCCCTATGATTTTGACGGGCGCTTCCGGGGTTCGCGCCGGGGCTACAGTATTCCATCAACTAAAGGCCGGGCCCTGAACTACGGCCTGGAGTTTGTCGATCCCAGGACCACCATCTGTGGCTTTTACGACGCTGAAAGCCATCCCGAAGCCGATGTCCTGCTCTACATAGCCTGGTCATGGCTGAACGACCCCCGGGAGCGTATCTGGCAGGGGCCGGTTTTCCAGGTTCGTAATTTCTACCAGCTCGGCGTCATCACTAAAATAGCGGCCATTTACCAGGCCATTTCCCATGAGATCTACCTGCCGGTATTGATGAGAAAGTTGCCCTTCGTAGGGGGTACCAACCTTTTCGTAGGGCGGCGCCTGCTGGAGCGCATTGGCGGTTATGACCACCGCGCCCTGACAGAGGACCTGGAACTGGGGGTAAGGGCCTACCTGGAAACAGGCGTCTGGGCTGAGTATTTCCCCTATTTCAGCACCGAACAAACCCCGGCCACCCTGTATGCCTTTTTCCGGCAGAGGCTGCGCTGGGGTAGCGGTCACCTCCAGGTGTGCGATAAATTCCGCTATGCCTACCAGTATTCCTGGGATAAACGGGGGCCCCTCCTGCACAATCTTTTCTGGAAGGGCCAGGGAGAGTGGCTCCTGTACCAGGGAGCCGTCCTGGTACCCCTGTCCATCCTTTTCCTGGGACTGAACGGCGGGCTGGATCCCTCCATCCTGCCCCTGGGTTTTCGGACAGTGCTCCATTACCTGGTATTTATTTACTTTGCCTTTACTTTTTATGCCTATGGCCACTTCAGCCGCCATATGGCGCCGGTTACCTGGTGGCAGCAGTTAGGTGGGGGGCTGCAGCTCCTGGCCCTGCCCTTCGCCAGTTTCTTCCTGCCGCTACCCTACACAACGGCTTCTATCATGAAGGCTTTGAACCGCCAGCCCCAGACCTGGGTGAAAACACCGCGTACTAAAGAGGCAACTCGCTAG
- a CDS encoding ferredoxin gives MKVSVDQDLCIACGTCIDLCPGVFDWDDEGLSHVIVEEVPEDAEDCTRESIESCPTDAIKEI, from the coding sequence TTGAAGGTTAGCGTTGATCAGGATCTCTGCATTGCCTGTGGCACCTGCATCGACCTGTGCCCCGGTGTTTTTGACTGGGACGATGAAGGGCTTTCTCACGTTATCGTGGAGGAAGTACCGGAAGACGCCGAGGATTGTACCAGAGAATCCATTGAGTCCTGTCCGACCGATGCTATCAAAGAAATTTAA
- a CDS encoding DUF3243 domain-containing protein yields MPDQEKEWEQWKDSLSMVVSLGGKLGFEEKTMNNIAFRLGNWLAAHVDPMNREQRVIKELWDVAGEDERRVLAALITRMVSDGRRQEDMVH; encoded by the coding sequence ATGCCTGATCAGGAAAAAGAATGGGAACAGTGGAAGGATTCCCTTTCTATGGTGGTTAGTCTGGGCGGAAAACTGGGTTTTGAGGAAAAAACCATGAACAATATAGCTTTTCGCCTGGGCAACTGGCTGGCGGCACACGTTGACCCTATGAACCGGGAGCAACGGGTCATTAAAGAGCTATGGGACGTTGCCGGCGAAGATGAAAGGCGGGTCCTGGCAGCCCTGATTACCAGGATGGTGAGTGATGGACGCCGCCAGGAGGATATGGTCCATTAA